Proteins from one Procambarus clarkii isolate CNS0578487 chromosome 40, FALCON_Pclarkii_2.0, whole genome shotgun sequence genomic window:
- the LOC123751339 gene encoding polysialoglycoprotein-like, whose translation MDAATSNTEDAAPGSTEDAATGSTEDAATGSTEDAATGNTEDAATGNTEGAATGSTEDAATGSTEDAATGNTEDAATGSTEDAATGNTQDAATGNTEDAATGSTEDVATGNTEDAATGSTEDAATGNTEDAATGSTEDAATGNTQDAATGNTEDAATGSTEDAATGNTEDAAPGSTEDAATGSTEDAATGSTEDAATGNTEDAATGNTEGAATGSTEDAATGSTEDAATGNTEDAATGSTEDAATGNTQDAATGNTEDAATGSTEDVATGNTEDAATGSTEDAATGNTEDAATGSTEDAATGNTQDAATGNTEDAATGSTEDAATGNTEDAATGSTEDAATGNTEDAATGSTEDAATGNTQDAATGSKEDAATGNTEDAATGSTEDAATGNTQDAATGNTQDAATGSTEDAATGNTQDAGTGNTEDAATGNTQDAATGSTEDAATGNTQDAATGSTEDAATGNTQDAATGSIEDAATGNTQDAATGSTEDAAPGNTEDAATGSGGVGQRWRRKSAQ comes from the coding sequence ATGGACGCAGCTACAAGCAACACAGAGGACGCAGCTCCAGGCAGCACAGAGGACGCAGCTACAGGCAGCACAGAGGACGCAGCTACAGGCAGCACAGAGGACGCAGCTACAGGCAACACAGAGGACGCAGCTACAGGCAACACAGAGGGCGCGGCTACAGGCAGCACAGAGGACGCGGCTACAGGCAGCACAGAGGACGCAGCTACAGGCAACACAGAGGACGCAGCTACAGGCAGCACAGAGGACGCAGCTACAGGCAACACACAGGACGCAGCTACAGGCAACACAGAGGACGCAGCTACAGGCAGCACAGAGGACGTAGCTACAGGCAACACAGAGGACGCAGCTACAGGCAGCACAGAGGACGCAGCTACAGGCAACACAGAGGACGCAGCTACAGGCAGCACAGAGGACGCAGCTACAGGCAACACACAGGACGCAGCTACAGGCAACACAGAGGACGCAGCTACAGGCAGCACAGAGGACGCAGCTACAGGCAACACAGAGGACGCAGCTCCAGGCAGCACAGAGGACGCAGCTACAGGCAGCACAGAGGACGCAGCTACAGGCAGCACAGAGGACGCAGCTACAGGCAACACAGAGGACGCAGCTACAGGCAACACAGAGGGCGCGGCTACAGGCAGCACAGAGGACGCGGCTACAGGCAGCACAGAGGACGCAGCTACAGGCAACACAGAGGACGCAGCTACAGGCAGCACAGAGGACGCAGCTACAGGCAACACACAGGACGCAGCTACAGGCAACACAGAGGACGCAGCTACAGGCAGCACAGAGGACGTAGCTACAGGCAACACAGAGGACGCAGCTACAGGCAGCACAGAGGACGCAGCTACAGGCAACACAGAGGACGCAGCTACAGGCAGCACAGAGGACGCAGCTACAGGCAACACACAGGACGCAGCTACAGGCAACACAGAGGACGCAGCTACAGGCAGCACAGAGGACGCAGCTACAGGCAACACAGAGGACGCAGCTACAGGCAGCACAGAGGACGCAGCTACAGGCAACACAGAGGACGCAGCTACAGGCAGCACAGAGGACGCAGCTACAGGCAACACACAGGACGCAGCTACAGGCAGCAAAGAGGACGCAGCTACAGGCAACACAGAGGACGCAGCTACAGGCAGCACAGAGGACGCAGCTACAGGCAACACACAGGACGCAGCTACAGGCAACACACAGGACGCAGCTACAGGCAGCACAGAGGACGCAGCTACAGGCAACACACAGGACGCAGGTACAGGCAACACAGAGGACGCAGCTACAGGCAACACACAGGACGCAGCTACAGGCAGCACAGAGGACGCAGCTACAGGCAACACACAGGACGCAGCTACAGGCAGCACAGAGGACGCAGCTACAGGCAACACACAGGACGCAGCTACAGGCAGCATAGAGGACGCAGCTACAGGCAACACACAGGACGCAGCTACAGGCAGCACAGAGGACGCAGCTCCAGGCAACACAGAGGACGCGGCTACAGGTAGCGGAGGTGTCGGGCAGCGCTGGCGGCGGAAGTCGGCCCAATAA